Below is a window of Coregonus clupeaformis isolate EN_2021a chromosome 15, ASM2061545v1, whole genome shotgun sequence DNA.
ataaaatatcccagaaatattccatacataaaaaaagcttatttctctaaaatggtctggacaaatttgtttacatccctgttagtgagcatttctcctttgccaagataatccatccacctggacaggtgtggcatatcaagaagctgattaaacagcatacaCAGCTGCACCTcgtgctggggacagtaaaatggccctctaaaatgtgcagttttgtcacacaagacAATGCTACAGATGTATCAAGGagtgtgtaattggcatgctgactgcaggaatgtccaacagagctgttgccagagaaatgaatgttaatttctctaccataagccacctccattgtcgtttttagagaatttggcagtacatccaaccggcctcacaagcacagaccacgtgtaaccacgccaacccaggacctccccatccgccttcttcacctgcgggatcgtctgaggaggaggagggggtgtgctgaggagtatttctgtctgtaaaaagcccttttgtagggaaaaactcattctgagtgggtggacctatgccctcccaggcccaaccatggctgcacccctatccagtaatgtgaaatccatagattaggacctaatgaatgtatttaaattgactaatttccttctatgaagtgtaactcagtaaattctttgaaattgttgcatgttgcgtttatatttctgttcagtatacattTAAGCTTAAATCTGTATCTCATTACAGTAATGCATTGTTGGCTTCAACATAATTTAAGTAAAGCCCATTGAGTGAATTAAAGGCCATTAAACCACTGGCTGAACTGCTTAGCCGAACTGCtattaaataattaattaaatcAAATGATGTCATTCAAGACATGACCTagccttaaaggtccaatgcagccattcttatctcaatatcaaatcatttctgggtaacatttaagtgccttactgtgattgttttcaattaaaatagtcaaataaatatatatatagcttcttagcaaagagcaatttctcaagcaagaattttgctaggactgtctgggagtggtctgaatggggaggggaaaactgaaaactagctgttattgtcaGAGGTTTAAATATTAGGTCTGATATTAAATATTAATCAGATTCATGCGTAATAAATAAGATACacttaaaagtatgtggacaccccttcaaatgagtggattcggctatttcagccacaaccgttgctgacaagtgtataaaatcgagcacacagccttggaatctctatagacaaacattggcagtagtagaatggcccgtactgaagagctcagtgactttaaacatggcactgtcataggataccacctttccaacaagtcagtcagTCAAATTTCTGCTAGAGCTGACCCGGTCAACTGCAAatgctattattgtgaagtggaaaggtctaggagcaacaacggctcagccgcgaagtggtaggccactcaagctcacagaatgggactgccgagtgctgaagcgcgtagcgcataaatattgtctgtcctcggttgcaacactcactaccgagttacaaactgcctctggaagcaacatcagcacaagaactgttcatcgggagcttcaagaAATGGGTTTCCCCCACCCGAACCCCGACAGCAAGCCCCTCAACGGCACAGAATGGAGCTCCGCCAGTGTACCCTCAGCCCGCACAGACGAACAGGCCTTACTCACATCCCTCCTTACCAAGACAGCCCTGAACATCATCGATGTCTCGGCTGCAGACTCTCAAGGCATGGAGCAGCATGAGTACATGGACAAAGCTCGGCAATACAGTACAAAACTGGCCTTGTTGAGTAACAGTCAGTCTCAGAAGaagcccctccctctcccttccctcaccAGCCAGCCGCACCAAGTGCTCGCTAGTGATCTGGTGCCAGACTCGGATGTACAACAGGTGTCCAAGATAGCTGCCTATGCTTACAGTGCAATCTCTCAGATCAAGGTGGATGCTAAAGAAGAGCTAGTGGTTCAATTTTCCATCCCCTGATCTACCCTCTGGCCTCCATAATACTCATCCCGTCCCGTCCCGTCCCGTCCCGTCCCCCATGCCCACAATGCATCTATGATTACCAGTCCCTGTGCTACCCAGCTATGCCACTAGCAACCTGCTGCTCCAGCTGAGGACTATGACAACCAGGCCTCCCCTGCTGAAAAGGTTAACCAACCTTGCCCTGCACTCCTCAGAACCACCTTTCAAAGCCACCATTCATCCTTCCTTCACCAGCCGTCAAGGAATTTTTAAACTCTCATATGGTAGTATAACGATAATGGTGTTAGGGCAGTTTTTGTAATTTTAAAGTTTTTTGTTTGAAGAGTGACTGAGTCTGATTTCATGAATAAACGGTTAGCTAGCTGCGCGGCATGGCTAGGCTGCTGGTGGCGTTAGCTCTGGCTGTGAGTTTCAGGAGTAGCTAGCCTCGTCTGATATGCAGCTACGGTAAtatactaactaactaactaaccacaGCTAGGAAAAGAGGGTAATTAAGCATGTCCAAATGTAGCACAGTAACAGGACAAAAAAATATGTCCACAGTCAGCCAACCCACTAGTCAGCATGGGGATGCTGTTGTTCTGACACTGTGTGGACCTGTCACCCAGAACAcacattgtcacaccctggctcgggggactctatatgttgagccagggtgtgtaagttctatgtgtttttgttctatggtgtattctatgggtgctatttctatgttggccagagtggctcccaatcagaggcaacgagtgtcagctgttgctggttgtctctgattgggagccatatttaaactgtctgttttccctttgtgtttgtgggatcttgttccgttttggtttgtttccgtgtcggttgtgttagaccgaggacgtcacgttttcgttttgttgttttgttcgtgcattcattatataaataaaatatgtttgcaactaacgctgcgcattggtctactcactacgacgatcgtgacagaagatcccaccataccaggaccaagcagcgtgtccaagagcaggcagcctggacgtgggagcagatcttggacgggcaggggtcctggacctgggaggaaatccaggccgggatggatcgtcGGCCATGGagggagacggtagaggcgcgacggagagaggagcaacggcataatcagtgtcgtcgtcggacggacgagaggcaaccccaaaaaaaatttaggggggggcacagggcatggacgacggggctgacggaggcagacaaggggcgaattcagaaggccaccaggttacgggagccattggtgagaagagggaaggaagatgtagaggcgcggcgagaggtactgaggtgtattgccagtccggtccggcccgttcccgatccctgtttaaggccagtggtgtgtgttcccagcccggcccggcctgttcctgcccctcgcaccaagtgtacggtgcgcgtcgccagcccggcccggcctgttcctgcttctcgcaccaagtgtacggtgcgcgtcgccagcccggcccggcctgttcctccccctcgcaccaagtgtacggtgcgcgtcgccagcccggcccggcctgttcctgcccctcgcaccaagtgtatggtgcgcgtcgccagcccggcctgttcctgccactcgcaccaagcct
It encodes the following:
- the LOC121583135 gene encoding ragulator complex protein LAMTOR1-like, with protein sequence MGFPHPNPDSKPLNGTEWSSASVPSARTDEQALLTSLLTKTALNIIDVSAADSQGMEQHEYMDKARQYSTKLALLSNSQSQKKPLPLPSLTSQPHQVLASDLVPDSDVQQVSKIAAYAYSAISQIKVDAKEELVVQFSIP